In a single window of the Synechococcus sp. HK05 genome:
- the psb29 gene encoding photosystem II biogenesis protein Psp29, whose protein sequence is MGVGLTVADSKRAFHSAFPYVIAPLYRRLVDELLVELHLLSHQKGFQADGLFAVGLTQVFDSFSKGYRPEAQREPLFQALCSANGFDGSALRAQAEQARQQVGHHSLDEVKGWLSNQGEGAPELIGSLLRGVQRDDFHYSRLVAVGLLSLLQSAQGADALDPQALRSAAHEIGEAMGLIKDRVDKDISLYAGNIEKMSQAVELMEETVAAERRRRERAAEGSAT, encoded by the coding sequence GTGGGCGTGGGCCTCACTGTTGCCGATAGCAAGCGTGCCTTTCACAGCGCTTTTCCCTATGTGATCGCCCCCCTCTACCGGCGCCTGGTGGATGAGCTGCTGGTGGAACTGCATCTGCTCAGCCATCAGAAGGGTTTTCAGGCCGATGGCCTGTTCGCCGTGGGGCTCACCCAGGTGTTCGACAGCTTCTCGAAGGGCTACCGCCCCGAGGCCCAGCGTGAGCCGCTCTTCCAGGCCCTCTGCAGCGCCAATGGTTTCGATGGCAGCGCGCTGCGCGCCCAGGCCGAGCAGGCCCGCCAGCAGGTGGGGCACCACAGCCTCGACGAGGTGAAGGGCTGGCTGTCGAACCAGGGGGAAGGCGCACCTGAGCTGATCGGATCGCTGCTCCGGGGCGTGCAGCGCGACGACTTCCACTACTCGCGCTTGGTGGCCGTTGGTCTGCTGAGCCTCCTGCAGAGCGCCCAGGGGGCCGATGCCCTCGATCCCCAGGCACTGCGCAGCGCTGCCCATGAGATCGGCGAGGCCATGGGCCTGATCAAAGACCGGGTGGACAAGGACATCAGCCTCTATGCCGGCAACATCGAAAAGATGAGCCAGGCGGTGGA